One segment of Rhodopirellula baltica SH 1 DNA contains the following:
- a CDS encoding DUF3750 domain-containing protein, producing the protein MNNLESPIAVDLWAARIPGFACIAEHHWFIVARPGTASRWEVWQTPCQSEVSWGHLHCDLLGLTSGVGNGPGRMLRRWSGADACELAQHIENAPSNYPWIDTYRVFPGPNSNTFVQWVLAGIHELGWRGIGRAYARQAFS; encoded by the coding sequence ATGAATAATTTGGAGTCGCCAATCGCGGTTGATCTGTGGGCCGCGCGGATACCGGGGTTCGCGTGTATTGCCGAGCACCACTGGTTCATCGTTGCTCGACCAGGAACTGCGAGCCGCTGGGAGGTTTGGCAGACTCCCTGCCAGTCCGAGGTTTCTTGGGGTCATTTGCACTGTGATTTGCTTGGTCTGACATCCGGCGTTGGCAACGGCCCTGGTCGTATGCTTCGGCGGTGGAGTGGTGCTGATGCTTGTGAGTTGGCTCAACACATCGAAAATGCACCGTCGAACTATCCGTGGATTGATACGTACCGCGTTTTTCCTGGCCCCAATAGCAACACATTCGTACAATGGGTGCTCGCTGGTATCCATGAACTCGGCTGGCGTGGAATCGGGAGGGCCTATGCACGCCAAGCGTTCTCTTAA
- a CDS encoding carboxypeptidase-like regulatory domain-containing protein — protein sequence MIDFRFAMLLLVVTLTGCSSQQPATGIVEYTDGDPVQSGSIEFRSLETGARYAGRIASDGTFALRDQDGNESLPPGEYEMVVVQIVMTEDVAAADHDHGQTVPRRYADYYTSDLRYSNQTDRTDSIRVELDPTP from the coding sequence ATGATCGATTTTCGATTTGCGATGCTGTTGTTGGTGGTGACGCTAACAGGGTGCTCGAGCCAACAACCCGCTACGGGAATCGTCGAGTACACCGACGGTGATCCGGTTCAGTCCGGCAGCATCGAATTCCGCTCGCTTGAGACGGGTGCTCGGTATGCCGGACGAATTGCGAGCGATGGAACGTTCGCGTTGCGCGATCAAGACGGGAATGAATCCCTTCCACCGGGCGAATATGAAATGGTCGTCGTACAAATTGTGATGACGGAAGACGTTGCCGCAGCCGATCACGATCATGGCCAAACGGTCCCTCGACGCTACGCTGATTATTACACCAGCGACTTGCGATATTCCAACCAAACCGACCGCACGGACTCCATTCGAGTGGAACTCGATCCCACACCGTAG
- a CDS encoding DUF1559 domain-containing protein — protein sequence MLVVKKIKPRAFTLVELLVVISIIGVLVAMLLPAVQSAREAARSTDCKNRIRQLALATHMHHDVLGYFPPARYESRPDADPADQCGLETPTWLARVMPYIEQASLGSQWDFSKPWHQHPENVRTVVPEIFLCPSRRSGTQPTGTRELRSAESGGGGRLPCGCPLPPRPTDVSLSVEGALCDYAGNHGDLTPGATGAPTDFYFGENGTGVIISVRPDCRAGKAIAPSDRIRMASVTDGTSSTFLFGEKYIPLDRLAQFPEDSPAYDGDHLPASSRLAGPGLRLANGPSDVLADMFSFGSWHPAGVHFALVDGSVRMFTPFTDTKVLGSLANRRDARVVELEQ from the coding sequence ATGTTGGTAGTCAAAAAAATCAAACCCCGTGCCTTCACGCTGGTCGAATTGCTGGTGGTCATCTCGATCATTGGCGTTCTGGTGGCGATGTTGCTGCCTGCCGTTCAATCGGCACGCGAAGCCGCTCGCAGCACCGATTGCAAAAACCGCATTCGGCAATTGGCACTGGCCACGCATATGCACCATGACGTGCTCGGCTACTTCCCGCCGGCAAGATATGAATCGCGTCCGGACGCGGATCCCGCCGACCAATGCGGTTTGGAAACACCGACGTGGCTGGCTCGGGTGATGCCGTATATTGAGCAAGCCTCGCTGGGTAGCCAATGGGATTTTTCCAAACCCTGGCATCAACATCCCGAAAATGTCCGGACGGTTGTTCCCGAAATCTTCCTCTGTCCCTCGCGACGCTCAGGAACACAACCGACCGGCACTCGAGAACTCCGCTCAGCAGAATCCGGCGGTGGTGGCCGACTCCCGTGCGGTTGCCCTCTTCCACCACGTCCCACTGATGTATCGTTGAGTGTCGAAGGAGCTCTCTGTGACTATGCCGGCAATCATGGTGACTTAACGCCCGGTGCGACCGGAGCCCCCACTGACTTTTACTTCGGCGAAAATGGAACCGGCGTGATCATCAGCGTGCGACCGGACTGCAGAGCGGGCAAGGCCATCGCACCGTCCGATCGCATTCGCATGGCTTCTGTCACGGATGGAACGTCGAGCACGTTTTTGTTCGGTGAGAAATATATCCCGCTTGATCGCCTTGCTCAATTCCCCGAGGACTCACCCGCCTACGATGGCGATCACCTTCCGGCATCCAGTCGACTGGCGGGTCCCGGACTGCGGTTGGCCAACGGCCCCAGTGATGTCCTGGCTGACATGTTCTCGTTTGGAAGCTGGCATCCCGCCGGAGTCCATTTTGCCTTGGTCGATGGCAGCGTGAGAATGTTCACCCCCTTCACGGACACAAAAGTACTGGGCTCACTTGCCAACCGCCGTGACGCTCGGGTGGTGGAATTGGAACAATGA
- a CDS encoding permease: MSQPISIMLMGGLVRVLRGFAAAAPTFLVGMLIASIIRYYLGEKGTRRLFGGDTLRSLPQSWLVGMLLPVCSIGVLPILREMRRAGVKPGAMSAFALSAPLFNPLSLLYGLTLSRPMVILLFAFGSLIIVTALGLFWDSIEKWSKRKATEGDPTSQHDSQTNSTNDEPKDRLIGLRRLAATFVHFSRELTGVNLGLTMLALSGLAILAAALPFGAMQHSVERDDWFAPLTMLGVAIPVYATPMLAMSQLGMMFQHANSPGAAFTLLILGTGMNLATPFWFGKNYGFKATACWTASLLVIVLGISYAINRPLVPPGVEPAGHTHAFDVYANPMSIHHSLNANALYDLVVKGLDFSVIAALSVLGVLSLIGIGLRLMKIDEAWLVSTAKADSFASSLSSQDTQARKGLDIVVPPGVIGATMLAGLVAMSVVACFAYYPSAEECLDEISMARAECLAAANSGQAEHALYWLPVWEDWSRRMEVGTFIRTGQIRPYQRMQGYLIRKKLELLEHELEHDPFELDETQQVVRNILATNSRWVRSFRPDP; the protein is encoded by the coding sequence ATGAGCCAACCCATTTCGATCATGTTGATGGGCGGACTCGTTCGCGTCCTTCGAGGCTTTGCCGCTGCGGCGCCAACTTTCCTGGTGGGCATGCTGATTGCCTCGATCATTCGGTACTACCTGGGCGAAAAAGGCACACGCAGACTGTTCGGAGGCGACACCCTGCGATCGCTGCCGCAATCGTGGTTGGTCGGGATGCTGTTGCCAGTTTGTTCGATTGGCGTGCTGCCGATTTTGCGTGAGATGCGTCGGGCGGGTGTGAAGCCTGGAGCCATGTCAGCATTCGCGTTATCCGCACCGTTGTTCAATCCTCTCTCGCTGCTCTATGGGCTCACGCTCAGCCGTCCGATGGTGATCCTGCTGTTTGCATTTGGCTCGCTGATCATCGTCACTGCATTGGGGTTGTTCTGGGACTCAATCGAAAAATGGTCCAAACGCAAAGCGACAGAAGGTGATCCTACCAGCCAGCATGATTCGCAAACAAACAGCACAAATGACGAACCCAAAGATCGCCTGATCGGCTTGCGACGACTCGCGGCGACGTTCGTTCACTTCTCCCGAGAGCTGACGGGCGTCAATCTCGGGCTGACCATGTTGGCGTTGTCTGGACTCGCGATCCTGGCAGCGGCCCTGCCTTTCGGAGCGATGCAGCATTCGGTTGAACGCGATGATTGGTTCGCCCCTCTCACAATGCTCGGGGTCGCGATTCCGGTTTATGCGACACCGATGTTGGCCATGAGCCAACTCGGCATGATGTTCCAACATGCCAATTCGCCCGGTGCCGCGTTCACGCTGTTGATCTTGGGCACCGGCATGAACTTGGCAACACCGTTTTGGTTCGGAAAGAACTACGGATTCAAAGCCACCGCATGCTGGACCGCTTCGCTGCTGGTGATTGTGTTGGGCATTTCGTACGCGATCAACCGGCCACTCGTTCCACCGGGAGTCGAACCTGCCGGTCACACGCATGCGTTTGACGTCTACGCCAATCCGATGTCGATTCACCACAGCCTCAATGCAAACGCTTTGTATGATTTGGTGGTGAAGGGACTCGACTTCAGCGTCATCGCCGCCCTCTCCGTGCTGGGTGTTCTCAGTCTGATTGGTATCGGATTGCGTTTGATGAAAATCGATGAGGCTTGGTTGGTGAGCACCGCCAAAGCCGACTCGTTTGCCTCCTCTCTTTCCTCGCAAGACACACAAGCTCGCAAGGGACTCGACATCGTTGTCCCGCCGGGCGTCATCGGAGCGACCATGTTGGCAGGGTTGGTCGCGATGAGCGTCGTAGCCTGCTTCGCCTACTACCCATCGGCCGAAGAATGCCTGGATGAAATCAGCATGGCCCGGGCCGAATGTCTCGCAGCCGCCAATAGCGGCCAAGCCGAGCATGCGCTGTACTGGTTGCCCGTCTGGGAGGACTGGAGCCGCCGAATGGAAGTCGGCACCTTCATCCGCACGGGGCAGATCCGGCCCTACCAGCGGATGCAGGGTTACTTGATCCGCAAAAAACTCGAATTGCTTGAGCATGAATTGGAACACGATCCGTTTGAACTGGACGAAACACAACAGGTCGTGAGGAATATTCTGGCTACGAACTCCCGCTGGGTGCGGTCATTTCGGCCCGATCCGTGA